A window of the Nitrosopumilus ureiphilus genome harbors these coding sequences:
- a CDS encoding DsbA family protein — protein sequence MTKLYLLAIPVIIGIITGMLMVFFPETENDSKLFTISKLINNGSPIMGESNAPITILEWGDYQCTFCYKFHENTLGIINEDFIKTGKVKLVFKDFPLNGPDSFLAAEAAYCANDQGKYWMYHDELYKNWGGERTGWITRESLDKFAVSTNLDVKEFNKCLDDEKYQEKVIALHEFGKEIGIDATPSFLVFNDQKIIKIRGNQPLEVFLKTFDEL from the coding sequence ATGACAAAACTCTATCTGTTAGCAATTCCTGTAATTATAGGAATTATCACAGGAATGTTAATGGTATTTTTTCCTGAAACTGAAAACGATTCAAAATTATTCACAATTTCAAAATTGATCAATAATGGCTCACCAATAATGGGGGAATCCAATGCACCAATAACAATTTTAGAATGGGGTGATTATCAATGTACTTTTTGTTACAAATTTCATGAAAATACATTAGGTATTATCAATGAAGATTTTATCAAAACAGGCAAAGTAAAACTAGTTTTCAAAGATTTTCCACTAAATGGTCCTGATTCATTTTTAGCTGCAGAGGCAGCATATTGTGCAAATGATCAAGGAAAATATTGGATGTACCATGATGAGTTGTATAAAAATTGGGGTGGAGAAAGAACAGGATGGATTACAAGAGAATCTCTTGATAAATTTGCGGTTTCAACCAATTTAGATGTAAAAGAATTTAACAAATGTCTAGATGATGAAAAATACCAAGAAAAAGTCATTGCTCTGCACGAATTTGGAAAAGAGATAGGGATTGATGCAACACCATCATTTTTGGTATTCAATGATCAAAAAATAATCAAAATTAGAGGGAATCAACCACTCGAAGTATTTCTAAAAACATTTGATGAATTATAA
- the prf1 gene encoding peptide chain release factor aRF-1, whose protein sequence is MKKIDVEKQDSVKLYKIRKTLEELSKKSGRGTELITVYIPKGKQLHEIIGSLQQEQGTADNIKSDLTRSHVVDSLGKVVQRLKMYKKTPEKGLVVFCGALPPEGGGPLGSEVVTVWEIEPPKDLNQYLYRCDDHFHVDILKDMLKDDNLIGFLAIDAKDAGWGLLHGDKIEVLAQTGSGVAGKHRQGGQSAKRFQKLREMELTYYFNRVAETTREYFIDIYPIKGLVISGPGPTKEDFINGNYLEYRLQNMIINTIDASYSGAEGIREAFAKSSDILGDFRMVEEKRLVEDLFREINTNSGKGSYGLQEVVEYLKNNVVKVVLITDNTNLHRVEGRCKRCKHFQEEIVERPQVIPKKTEFANNPCPGCNAMEVEVNEQDIVDYLELLAAKTGSQLEVISGSAEHGNMLASLGKIGAILRYNPGHG, encoded by the coding sequence ATGAAGAAAATTGACGTAGAAAAACAAGATTCAGTTAAACTCTATAAAATTAGAAAAACATTAGAAGAATTATCAAAAAAATCTGGAAGAGGAACTGAACTAATTACAGTATACATTCCTAAAGGAAAGCAACTTCACGAAATTATTGGCTCGCTTCAGCAAGAGCAAGGAACTGCTGATAATATCAAATCAGATCTTACAAGATCACACGTAGTTGATTCGTTAGGTAAAGTTGTTCAGAGATTAAAAATGTACAAAAAAACACCAGAAAAAGGATTAGTAGTTTTTTGTGGAGCGTTACCGCCAGAAGGCGGAGGTCCACTAGGAAGTGAAGTTGTGACAGTCTGGGAGATTGAACCACCAAAAGATCTGAATCAGTATTTGTATCGATGTGATGATCATTTTCATGTAGATATCCTAAAGGACATGCTAAAAGATGACAATCTAATCGGATTCTTGGCAATTGATGCAAAAGATGCGGGGTGGGGATTGTTGCACGGAGACAAAATAGAAGTTTTAGCTCAAACAGGCTCAGGAGTTGCAGGAAAGCACAGACAAGGAGGACAGTCTGCAAAAAGATTTCAAAAACTCAGAGAGATGGAACTAACATATTATTTTAACAGAGTTGCTGAAACTACTAGAGAATACTTCATTGATATTTATCCAATCAAAGGATTGGTAATTTCAGGCCCAGGTCCAACAAAAGAGGATTTCATTAATGGAAACTATCTTGAATACAGATTACAAAACATGATCATCAACACAATCGATGCATCATATTCAGGGGCCGAAGGAATTAGAGAAGCTTTTGCAAAATCATCAGACATTCTAGGGGACTTTAGGATGGTAGAAGAAAAAAGATTAGTAGAAGATTTGTTTAGAGAGATAAACACAAATTCAGGAAAAGGATCATATGGATTACAAGAAGTAGTAGAATATCTAAAAAACAATGTTGTTAAGGTTGTACTAATTACAGATAACACGAATTTGCACAGAGTGGAAGGGAGATGTAAAAGATGTAAACACTTTCAAGAAGAAATTGTGGAAAGACCACAAGTCATTCCTAAAAAAACAGAATTTGCAAATAATCCTTGTCCAGGATGTAATGCGATGGAAGTAGAAGTAAACGAACAAGACATTGTAGATTACCTAGAATTGTTGGCTGCAAAGACGGGTTCTCAGTTAGAAGTTATTTCAGGAAGTGCAGAACATGGCAATATGCTTGCAAGTTTGGGAAAAATTGGTGCAATTTTGAGATATAATCCAGGTCACGGTTAA
- a CDS encoding HIT domain-containing protein, with amino-acid sequence MGCIFCDILNGKRDGHLLYEDDSHIAFLDKYPIDIGHSLIIPRTHHERITDMDSEDVGKIFSLVPKIANAILKATGADAFSLGQNNGRAAKQIIPHVHIHIIPRYNNKGTVWTKRQISSESELVELSKNIRSFMECGRENPNPSGLE; translated from the coding sequence ATGGGTTGTATTTTTTGTGACATCTTGAATGGAAAAAGAGATGGACATTTACTCTATGAAGATGATTCTCATATTGCGTTTTTAGATAAATATCCAATTGATATAGGTCATAGTTTGATTATTCCTAGAACTCATCATGAAAGAATTACTGATATGGATTCAGAAGATGTGGGAAAAATCTTTTCACTTGTTCCAAAAATTGCAAATGCTATTTTAAAAGCAACAGGTGCTGATGCATTTAGTCTAGGTCAAAATAATGGTAGGGCTGCAAAACAGATTATTCCTCATGTTCACATACACATTATTCCAAGATATAATAACAAAGGGACAGTTTGGACTAAACGACAAATTTCAAGCGAAAGTGAACTTGTTGAGCTTTCAAAAAATATTCGTAGTTTTATGGAATGTGGGCGGGAAAACCCAAACCCTTCAGGGTTGGAATGA
- a CDS encoding DUF6036 family nucleotidyltransferase, giving the protein MSDRNRFGEEELVDALDSIGSKLAKKARVNMIGGCSMTFRGTKAATKDIDIVVKSTDEVKTLVKAMKAVGFENVKDIGSDYRSLGAWMVMERPDGMRFDIFDRIVCNALEISDTMESRAEFYKEFGNLKVYLMSPEDILLFKGITERLDDLEDMRILAEGGIDWKTVESECFSQKQAGRWADALASKLLELKSEYGIDSPIIKTMAEHGNVYVLEVAFSKVIGEKEMTTDEIIEEVKKKYNYSASWTRKQLKVLEERNFVTRKIIGKPHLYSINKKGN; this is encoded by the coding sequence ATGAGTGATAGAAACAGATTCGGTGAAGAAGAGCTTGTAGATGCGTTAGATAGCATAGGATCAAAACTTGCAAAGAAAGCAAGAGTCAACATGATAGGAGGCTGCTCCATGACATTCCGTGGTACTAAAGCAGCTACCAAGGACATAGACATTGTTGTCAAATCAACCGACGAGGTAAAAACACTGGTCAAAGCAATGAAGGCGGTAGGATTTGAGAATGTCAAGGACATTGGAAGTGATTACAGAAGTCTTGGTGCCTGGATGGTAATGGAGCGTCCTGACGGGATGCGGTTTGACATTTTCGACAGGATAGTATGCAATGCCTTGGAGATAAGCGACACCATGGAATCAAGGGCTGAGTTTTACAAGGAATTTGGAAATCTTAAGGTCTATCTTATGTCACCGGAAGACATCCTTCTTTTCAAGGGAATTACAGAAAGGCTAGATGATCTTGAGGACATGAGAATATTGGCAGAAGGTGGAATAGACTGGAAGACAGTGGAAAGTGAGTGTTTTTCTCAAAAGCAAGCAGGAAGATGGGCAGATGCTCTTGCAAGTAAGTTATTGGAATTAAAGTCAGAATACGGCATTGATTCACCCATCATAAAGACAATGGCAGAGCACGGCAACGTCTACGTTCTTGAGGTTGCATTCTCAAAAGTAATCGGAGAGAAAGAAATGACAACAGATGAAATCATAGAAGAAGTGAAGAAAAAGTACAACTATTCGGCGTCTTGGACAAGAAAACAATTGAAAGTACTTGAAGAGAGAAATTTTGTGACAAGAAAAATAATCGGAAAACCCCACCTATATTCAATAAACAAGAAAGGTAACTAG
- a CDS encoding protein-disulfide isomerase has product MGRKERREREQKRDNYATRHSAEKRKQTLIAVGVLSVIAVIVGYAGWIFVNMTDNVPGGPENAGALGSEHAHAGIIVSIFGDEFDFSAPAYQIKSSWIHFEGRDGTTIHKHATGVTLGYLFDTLSLGLDDQCFVFQDGRSFCTNEDYKLVFYVNGEQLPDIRDLEIQEDDKILIAYGAETPEEIDALLLKLENRELAK; this is encoded by the coding sequence ATGGGTCGAAAAGAAAGAAGAGAGCGTGAACAAAAACGAGACAATTACGCTACTAGGCATTCAGCAGAAAAAAGAAAACAGACGCTCATTGCAGTTGGAGTGTTATCTGTTATTGCAGTTATTGTAGGATATGCCGGATGGATATTTGTCAATATGACAGACAACGTACCAGGCGGTCCAGAAAATGCAGGTGCATTAGGCAGTGAACATGCACATGCAGGAATTATTGTTTCGATTTTTGGTGATGAATTTGATTTTTCAGCTCCTGCTTATCAAATAAAATCAAGTTGGATTCATTTTGAAGGAAGAGATGGGACTACAATCCACAAACATGCAACAGGAGTGACATTAGGATATCTATTTGACACGCTATCTCTAGGTCTAGATGATCAATGCTTTGTATTCCAAGATGGAAGAAGTTTCTGTACGAATGAGGATTACAAACTAGTATTCTACGTAAACGGAGAACAACTGCCAGATATTAGAGATCTTGAAATCCAAGAAGACGACAAAATTCTAATCGCATATGGTGCTGAGACCCCTGAAGAAATAGATGCGCTTTTGCTAAAATTAGAAAACAGAGAATTAGCCAAGTAG
- the ilvD gene encoding dihydroxy-acid dehydratase yields MEISSKNVVEGTARAPQRAMYKAMGLNDDDLSKQFIGVCHTGNEATPCNIHLPRLALKAKEGVTAAGATPREFSTIAVSDGIAMGHEGMKSSLVSREVIADSIELMVRAHQYDALVGIAGCDKSLPGTMMAMARLNVPSVFVYGGTIMPGMLDGQELTIVDVYEAVGAYDSGQLSLESLKNIENTACPNSGSCGGMFTANTMASISEAIGLALPGSASPPAEDNRRDKMVYDTGVACAKLLEMNIRPKEILSFEAFENAITMLNSVGGSTNGILHLLALANEVNIDLTYDDFERIRKKTPHLADMKPGGNYVMNSLDKIGGIPFVLKKLLAKGLLNENCMTVTGKTIKENLMSITIPDVEQHIVRSVENPLHQVGTAVVLKGSLAPDGAVIKTAGVEMTKFTGKARVFDREEYAFDAVAKGEIDEGQVVVIRYEGPKGGPGMREMLATTAALVGQGLGKKVAMVTDGRFSGGTRGFMVGHVAPEAYVGGPIALVKNDDEITIDTETNIIDLHISQEELEARRKQWNKPAPNYTYGALAKYASLVGSAAQGAITKPIL; encoded by the coding sequence ATGGAAATTTCTAGCAAAAATGTCGTAGAAGGAACTGCTCGAGCACCCCAAAGAGCAATGTACAAAGCTATGGGACTAAATGATGATGATTTATCTAAACAATTTATCGGTGTGTGTCATACAGGAAACGAAGCAACACCATGTAACATCCATCTTCCAAGATTAGCTCTGAAAGCAAAAGAAGGTGTAACAGCTGCAGGTGCAACACCTAGAGAATTTTCAACCATTGCAGTTAGTGATGGAATTGCAATGGGTCATGAAGGAATGAAATCATCACTGGTATCACGTGAAGTTATTGCAGATTCAATTGAATTGATGGTCAGAGCACATCAATATGATGCACTAGTGGGAATTGCAGGATGTGATAAAAGTTTGCCTGGTACAATGATGGCAATGGCCAGACTAAATGTTCCATCCGTATTTGTTTATGGAGGAACTATCATGCCAGGAATGCTTGACGGACAGGAACTAACAATAGTTGATGTGTATGAGGCAGTTGGCGCATATGACTCTGGACAATTATCTCTTGAATCACTAAAAAATATTGAAAACACAGCATGTCCAAATTCTGGCTCTTGTGGAGGAATGTTTACTGCAAATACAATGGCATCAATTTCTGAAGCAATAGGACTTGCATTACCTGGAAGTGCCAGTCCACCTGCAGAAGATAATAGACGAGACAAGATGGTGTACGACACGGGAGTTGCATGTGCAAAATTGTTAGAGATGAATATTAGACCTAAAGAGATTTTGAGTTTTGAAGCATTTGAAAATGCGATAACTATGTTGAATTCTGTTGGTGGATCAACTAATGGAATTTTACATTTGCTTGCACTTGCAAATGAAGTAAATATTGATTTGACATATGATGATTTTGAGAGAATAAGAAAGAAAACACCTCATTTAGCAGACATGAAGCCTGGAGGAAATTATGTAATGAATTCACTTGACAAGATTGGTGGAATTCCATTTGTATTAAAAAAACTGCTTGCAAAAGGATTGTTAAATGAAAATTGCATGACAGTTACAGGAAAAACAATCAAAGAAAATCTTATGTCAATTACGATTCCGGATGTAGAACAACATATTGTCAGATCCGTTGAAAATCCACTTCATCAAGTAGGAACTGCAGTAGTTCTCAAAGGAAGCCTAGCTCCAGATGGAGCAGTAATCAAAACTGCCGGAGTAGAGATGACAAAATTCACTGGAAAGGCACGTGTCTTTGATAGAGAAGAATATGCATTTGATGCCGTTGCAAAAGGCGAAATAGATGAAGGGCAAGTAGTGGTAATCAGATATGAAGGGCCTAAAGGAGGTCCAGGAATGAGGGAGATGTTGGCAACAACTGCAGCACTTGTGGGACAAGGATTAGGCAAAAAAGTTGCAATGGTAACTGATGGACGATTTTCTGGAGGAACCCGTGGATTCATGGTGGGACATGTTGCACCAGAAGCATATGTTGGCGGTCCAATTGCCCTAGTAAAAAATGATGATGAAATTACAATAGATACAGAAACCAACATAATTGATCTTCATATATCACAAGAAGAGCTGGAAGCTAGAAGAAAGCAATGGAATAAACCTGCACCAAACTATACCTATGGAGCACTTGCCAAATACGCATCATTGGTAGGCTCTGCAGCACAAGGTGCAATTACAAAGCCAATTCTGTAA
- a CDS encoding ArsR family transcriptional regulator, with translation MNTDKKITDRQTHAEYTKNRVQIFPTDDDRLKLLGEIFSNESSRKILTLLLERELTIMNISKVSGLSPNLVIHHLKKMIDSDIVIITKESKNSRGRPLRSYRAKPAIVILSKDAANRAIKSKSLQHILGKITRFASVVLAGVFTWILASSSNHTLDSAFKYPRPTLPPYMTPIEPQSGDFVFAVVMTASVIVAGLVIPYIIKQIRK, from the coding sequence ATGAACACGGACAAAAAAATTACAGACAGACAAACTCATGCCGAATATACAAAAAACAGAGTGCAGATTTTTCCAACAGACGATGACAGATTAAAACTTTTAGGTGAAATTTTTAGCAATGAATCAAGCAGAAAAATTTTGACTCTTCTATTAGAAAGAGAATTGACCATAATGAATATCTCAAAAGTATCAGGACTTTCACCCAATCTGGTTATCCATCACTTAAAGAAAATGATTGATTCAGACATTGTCATCATAACAAAAGAATCCAAAAACAGCAGAGGTCGTCCTTTGAGGTCTTATCGTGCAAAGCCTGCCATAGTTATTCTATCAAAAGATGCAGCAAATCGTGCTATCAAAAGCAAGTCATTGCAACACATACTAGGTAAAATTACCAGATTTGCATCTGTTGTATTGGCAGGAGTGTTCACTTGGATTCTTGCAAGCTCATCGAATCACACACTTGATTCTGCATTCAAGTACCCGCGTCCTACGCTACCTCCATACATGACTCCAATAGAACCACAGTCAGGAGATTTTGTTTTTGCAGTTGTAATGACAGCAAGTGTAATAGTTGCAGGACTTGTGATTCCTTACATCATTAAACAAATCAGAAAATGA
- a CDS encoding helicase C-terminal domain-containing protein, whose amino-acid sequence MILSLLEKFPTQFTPREIQKEIISKIEENLKSGYKKIILCAPTGVGKSLVGATVSSYFDSSFTVTASKHLQDQYIKDIPFLKPVKGKQNFPCLKLMDAEKVDNDRKAMRWGLSCDKGVCQERINKNGKEVVSVCKYKPTIKQVEEKTQDSQSCHYYLQKYDALTSKHSLWNYHAFFTIMKFNKKLFEDYLDRKVTVFDEAHKIEDQIIQFVGFDIFSGQVDECNLNSEKYDFTDLDSVIKLTDDMAYSYAKKIKDIKESSVFQKEPDYELISGLERRYNRSAQAKIDIMSDKNNFVVNDPVKDFNGNFRTISVRPIDVSKFANEFFETDYQLFMSATIDKSSFCENMGLEKDDVALVDTEKSPFPIENRKIDLLNVRRLSYGSTDEDELEVIKTIDRILGEHSNERGLILTSSIPRCRKILQHLSPKNSSRIRICHSRNKDGKSQDDIISEHATDPTGVLLSSSLWEGVDLKDDLSRFQIIAKVPYPNYTEKRTRAKMNKFPLWYTSQTLIKILQGFGRSIRSDDDWAKTYVLDTAINNVLFKGQQMIPKAYYDVLGIENL is encoded by the coding sequence TTGATCCTGTCTCTTTTAGAAAAATTTCCTACACAGTTTACTCCACGTGAAATTCAAAAAGAGATCATTTCAAAAATTGAAGAGAATCTGAAATCTGGCTATAAAAAAATTATTTTGTGCGCACCTACAGGTGTAGGCAAATCTCTTGTAGGGGCCACTGTTTCAAGTTATTTTGATAGCTCTTTTACTGTTACTGCATCAAAACATCTTCAAGATCAATACATCAAAGATATCCCGTTTCTAAAACCTGTAAAAGGAAAACAAAATTTCCCATGTCTCAAATTAATGGATGCAGAGAAAGTTGATAATGATAGGAAGGCTATGCGATGGGGTCTGTCATGTGATAAAGGAGTGTGTCAGGAGAGGATTAACAAAAACGGAAAAGAGGTAGTTAGTGTATGCAAATACAAGCCTACAATAAAACAAGTTGAAGAAAAAACTCAGGATTCTCAATCTTGTCACTATTATTTACAAAAATATGATGCGCTAACATCAAAGCATTCTTTGTGGAATTATCATGCATTTTTTACAATTATGAAATTTAACAAAAAACTTTTTGAAGATTATCTTGATAGAAAGGTTACTGTATTTGATGAGGCACATAAAATTGAGGATCAAATAATTCAGTTTGTTGGATTTGATATTTTCAGTGGGCAAGTTGATGAGTGTAATCTAAATTCTGAAAAGTATGATTTTACAGATTTGGACTCTGTGATCAAATTAACTGATGATATGGCATATTCTTATGCCAAGAAAATAAAAGATATCAAAGAAAGTTCTGTATTTCAAAAAGAACCCGACTATGAATTGATAAGTGGATTGGAAAGGCGTTATAATAGATCTGCTCAAGCAAAAATAGACATCATGTCTGATAAAAATAACTTTGTTGTAAATGATCCTGTTAAAGATTTTAATGGAAATTTCAGAACTATATCGGTAAGACCTATAGATGTTTCAAAATTTGCTAATGAATTCTTTGAAACAGATTATCAGTTATTCATGTCTGCCACAATTGACAAATCCAGTTTTTGTGAAAATATGGGATTAGAAAAAGATGACGTTGCACTTGTAGATACTGAAAAATCACCATTTCCAATCGAAAATAGAAAAATCGATCTTCTTAATGTTCGCCGATTAAGTTATGGGTCTACTGATGAGGATGAACTTGAAGTAATCAAAACAATAGATAGGATTTTAGGTGAACATTCAAATGAGCGAGGTTTAATATTGACATCCTCTATTCCGAGATGTCGAAAAATTCTTCAACACCTTTCCCCAAAAAATTCTTCAAGAATTAGAATTTGTCATAGCAGAAACAAGGATGGAAAATCACAGGATGATATAATTTCAGAGCATGCCACTGATCCCACCGGCGTATTGTTGTCGTCATCACTTTGGGAGGGAGTTGATCTAAAGGATGATTTATCAAGATTCCAAATCATTGCAAAGGTGCCTTATCCAAACTATACTGAAAAGAGAACTAGGGCAAAAATGAATAAATTTCCTTTATGGTATACATCTCAAACTCTCATAAAGATATTGCAAGGATTTGGGCGTTCAATTAGAAGTGATGATGATTGGGCAAAAACTTACGTTTTAGATACTGCTATAAACAATGTTCTTTTTAAAGGTCAGCAGATGATTCCAAAGGCATACTATGATGTTTTAGGGATAGAAAACCTGTAG
- a CDS encoding GIY-YIG nuclease family protein, producing MELLEDKMRVWLESAKFVKPNSGVYVLYNRSKEPIYIGETDNLEQTFTKYVDTDFEGNECKQKTQSYQRVFTENPKEFQLKLMEDFKNETGKFPSCNSEIQLETH from the coding sequence ATGGAGTTATTAGAGGATAAAATGAGAGTTTGGCTTGAAAGTGCTAAATTTGTAAAACCAAATTCAGGAGTATATGTTCTCTACAACAGAAGTAAAGAGCCAATATACATTGGGGAAACTGACAATTTAGAGCAAACATTTACAAAATATGTTGATACTGATTTTGAAGGAAATGAATGCAAGCAAAAAACACAGTCATACCAGAGAGTATTTACAGAGAATCCCAAAGAATTCCAACTGAAATTAATGGAAGATTTCAAAAATGAAACAGGCAAATTTCCTTCATGTAATTCTGAGATTCAGTTAGAAACACATTGA
- a CDS encoding matrixin family metalloprotease, whose amino-acid sequence MKGIFAILVIIGMIGYTWYADILPFGTANNSVKLTPTVENIWQIPNVLVSNENQIISYSFQSVPEIPDKEIPINALEKAIATWESNNPQLKFVESENSNIEIKWQEYSSPTHTGLATCNSVLFGILSHCVLNISVGAVDCNDDFIQNDENMVANILMHEIGHALKLGHTNETGHLMYSYESPQNSFDNRGYGIPQRFEELYIGQKLLLEQEKEMRNEIESLGKKLSDEKLLYDKHLKEYQYYEDKTLSSVEYRTATTLFENLKGKTDKINDIIKQQNNLIDKVNEIVNQLGCNPNFKISQ is encoded by the coding sequence TTGAAAGGAATTTTTGCAATTCTTGTAATTATAGGCATGATTGGATATACATGGTACGCTGATATTTTACCATTTGGCACAGCAAATAACTCTGTCAAATTAACACCTACAGTTGAAAATATCTGGCAAATTCCCAATGTTTTGGTTTCAAATGAAAATCAGATCATTTCTTATTCATTCCAGTCTGTACCTGAGATTCCCGACAAAGAAATTCCAATTAATGCATTAGAAAAAGCAATTGCCACATGGGAGTCTAATAACCCTCAATTGAAATTTGTTGAATCAGAAAACTCCAATATTGAGATAAAATGGCAAGAATATTCCTCTCCTACACATACTGGGCTTGCAACTTGTAATTCTGTTTTATTTGGAATTCTAAGTCACTGTGTGTTGAATATCTCAGTTGGTGCTGTTGATTGCAATGATGATTTTATTCAAAATGATGAGAATATGGTTGCAAATATTTTGATGCATGAAATTGGCCATGCATTAAAACTAGGACACACAAATGAAACGGGCCATTTGATGTACTCATACGAGTCTCCTCAAAATTCATTTGATAATAGAGGATATGGGATTCCTCAAAGATTTGAAGAACTATACATTGGTCAGAAACTATTACTAGAACAAGAAAAAGAAATGAGAAATGAAATTGAATCACTTGGCAAGAAATTATCTGATGAAAAATTACTATATGATAAACATCTTAAAGAATATCAATACTATGAAGATAAAACCCTGTCATCAGTCGAATACCGAACTGCTACAACATTATTTGAGAATTTAAAAGGAAAAACTGATAAAATAAATGACATTATCAAACAACAAAACAATCTAATTGACAAAGTAAATGAAATTGTTAATCAATTAGGATGCAATCCTAACTTCAAAATCTCACAATAA